In Acinetobacter sp. TGL-Y2, a genomic segment contains:
- a CDS encoding DUF4303 domain-containing protein, with protein sequence MFDLNLSQSEYLSDLKMALLNEFDALYKKHQNQGIYAFALVLDGLLVAQYTTVSTRQSLLSEAENKFQYLSENDQWNVDKWHYRAQTQQGVALFSRKMSEYFQKTRLNSTQISAKERFNDNALNFYIHGMQEVKDHILDQFNLGADKITFLIHLSSNPQIALSSLERLNPPSSNLFEAIAHLKSSLISKGRSKTRLSQIDKDLLIDLGQLLEIEPYDDLQVAQQAYMLTLEPYFLETSPSIQRLINDIAAMDAGILVMTKHDILQRMKQFHS encoded by the coding sequence GTATTTATCGGATTTAAAAATGGCTTTATTGAATGAGTTTGACGCTTTGTACAAAAAGCATCAAAATCAGGGAATTTACGCTTTCGCATTGGTTTTAGATGGCTTATTGGTTGCCCAGTACACCACTGTTTCGACCAGGCAAAGTTTACTCAGTGAAGCCGAAAATAAGTTTCAATATTTGTCTGAAAATGATCAGTGGAACGTCGATAAATGGCATTATCGCGCTCAAACCCAACAGGGCGTGGCCTTATTTTCCCGTAAAATGAGTGAATATTTCCAAAAAACACGGCTAAATTCCACCCAGATCAGTGCCAAAGAGCGCTTTAATGACAATGCGCTGAACTTCTATATCCATGGCATGCAAGAAGTCAAAGATCATATTTTAGATCAATTTAATCTGGGTGCAGATAAAATCACCTTCTTGATTCATTTGTCCTCAAATCCACAGATTGCGTTGAGCTCTCTTGAGCGTTTAAATCCACCCTCTTCAAATTTGTTTGAAGCGATTGCCCATTTGAAATCCAGTCTGATTTCCAAAGGCAGAAGCAAAACACGTTTAAGCCAAATTGATAAAGACCTGTTGATTGACTTGGGACAATTGCTCGAAATTGAGCCTTATGATGATCTTCAAGTGGCTCAGCAGGCTTATATGTTAACGTTAGAGCCTTATTTTTTAGAAACCAGTCCATCTATTCAGCGCTTAATCAACGATATTGCCGCTATGGATGCAGGGATTTTGGTGATGACCAAACATGACATTTTACAACGTATGAAACAGTTCCATTCTTAA
- the tgt gene encoding tRNA guanosine(34) transglycosylase Tgt: MKFEKLAQSGRARRGRLTLEHGVVETPMFMPVGTYGTVKGMLPRDIEEIKSQVILGNTFHLYLRPGLDVIREHGGLHGFMKWNKPILTDSGGFQVFSLGAMRKIKEDGVTFRSPIDGSKVFLSPEISMDIQHTLNSDIVMIFDECTPYPATHEEAQKSLQLSLRWAKRCKTQHHDVLKNRNALFGIIQGGMFEDLREESLKGLLDVGFDGYAIGGLSVGEPKEEMIKVLDYLPEQMPADKPRYLMGVGKPEDIVEAVRRGVDMFDCVMPTRNARNGHYFVTDGLVRIRNAQYRHDQGPLDPHCDCYTCTNFTRSYLFHLEKCGEMLASMLGTIHNLRYYLRLAETMRDALDKGTFDAFVEDFYARRGLEVPPCPQD, from the coding sequence ATGAAGTTTGAAAAATTAGCGCAGTCGGGTCGTGCCCGTCGTGGTCGCTTAACCCTTGAACATGGTGTGGTTGAAACGCCAATGTTCATGCCTGTCGGCACTTATGGTACGGTTAAAGGCATGTTGCCACGTGATATTGAGGAAATTAAATCTCAAGTTATTTTGGGCAATACCTTCCACTTATATTTGCGCCCAGGCTTAGATGTCATTAGAGAGCACGGCGGTTTACATGGTTTTATGAAGTGGAACAAGCCCATTCTGACCGATTCAGGCGGCTTCCAAGTCTTCAGTCTGGGTGCTATGCGCAAAATCAAAGAAGACGGTGTAACGTTCCGCTCTCCTATTGATGGTTCAAAAGTATTCTTGTCACCAGAAATTTCAATGGATATTCAACATACCTTGAATTCTGACATTGTGATGATTTTTGACGAATGTACGCCATATCCTGCCACGCATGAAGAAGCGCAAAAATCATTGCAACTTTCATTACGCTGGGCAAAACGTTGTAAGACGCAGCATCATGATGTACTCAAAAACCGTAATGCGCTGTTTGGTATTATTCAAGGTGGTATGTTTGAGGACCTGCGTGAAGAGTCTTTGAAAGGTTTACTTGATGTTGGCTTCGATGGTTATGCCATTGGCGGACTGTCGGTGGGTGAACCAAAAGAAGAAATGATTAAGGTATTGGATTATTTGCCTGAGCAAATGCCCGCCGACAAACCGCGTTACTTGATGGGTGTGGGTAAGCCAGAAGATATCGTCGAAGCGGTACGCCGCGGTGTCGATATGTTTGACTGTGTCATGCCAACACGTAATGCACGTAATGGTCATTATTTTGTGACCGATGGTTTGGTGCGTATTCGTAATGCACAGTACCGTCATGATCAAGGTCCACTTGATCCACATTGTGACTGTTATACCTGTACCAATTTTACCCGTTCGTATTTGTTCCATTTAGAAAAATGCGGAGAAATGCTAGCATCAATGTTGGGTACGATTCATAACTTACGCTATTACCTTCGTCTTGCTGAAACAATGCGTGATGCCTTAGATAAGGGCACATTTGATGCATTTGTTGAAGATTTTTACGCACGTCGTGGCTTAGAAGTGCCGCCTTGTCCACAAGATTAA
- the yajC gene encoding preprotein translocase subunit YajC: MSLFIATAHAAGEASQQPSLVTNLLMIAVFVAIFYFLIWRPQAKRAKEHRTLVESLGVGSEVVFAGGLMGRITKLEGDFAVVELNRGNEVKIQRASVISVLPEGTLNNL; this comes from the coding sequence ATGAGCCTTTTTATTGCTACAGCACATGCGGCTGGTGAAGCATCACAACAACCGAGTTTAGTGACCAACCTTTTGATGATTGCTGTATTCGTTGCCATCTTCTATTTTCTCATTTGGCGTCCTCAAGCTAAACGTGCAAAAGAACATCGCACCTTGGTTGAAAGCTTAGGTGTTGGCAGTGAAGTTGTATTTGCGGGTGGCTTAATGGGCCGTATCACTAAACTTGAAGGTGACTTTGCAGTGGTTGAACTGAACCGCGGCAACGAAGTAAAAATCCAACGTGCAAGCGTTATTTCTGTGCTTCCTGAAGGCACTTTAAATAACCTTTAA
- the secD gene encoding protein translocase subunit SecD, with translation MRYPAWKYLLILVVLVISTLYALPSLYPDEPAVQISGAKAGTLIDETVIQKAEQILKTDNIASHDNSFTKNAALLRLSSSEAQLKAKEALRQGLGDDYVVALNLAPTTPEWLQKIGAKPMKLGLDLRGGVHFLLEVDMDKAIVQRMETSASDLRRDFRDNKIKFNSLSLTNNTITVQFANSEDRAAAMDQLRRDGNKYTQQALASESGAALRLTYNDATKQEIQSYALDQNLTTLRNRINELGVAEALVQSQGSNRIVVELPGVQDTAEAKRVLGRTANLEFRLVSDLNDQYIDSFTGKSNGQPLPPGTEVFAFESLDSGRELLLNRSRILTGERVQNASSGFSQDSGGAEVNITLDTAGGKLMSDATRGAVGKRMAVLFIENKQKISYVNDPATGTQTEVRTPFTESVVINAATIQAVLGSQFRITGLDSPQEAAELALMLRAGALAAPMYFVEERVIGPSLGQENIDKGVLSTQLGFLLVAIWMVIFFRVFGLIANVALVINLAMILTVMSWIGSSLTLPGIAGIVISIGMAVDANVLICERIREEMKWGASPKQAIVAGYDRAYNTIFDSNLTTFLVAFILFAIGSGPVKGFAVTLMIGVVCSMFTAITVTRGIVQIIYGKRRNLKKLSI, from the coding sequence ATGCGTTACCCAGCATGGAAATATTTACTGATCCTCGTGGTATTGGTGATCAGTACTTTATATGCCCTGCCAAGTTTGTATCCTGACGAACCTGCTGTTCAAATTTCTGGCGCTAAAGCAGGGACTCTCATTGATGAGACAGTGATTCAAAAAGCAGAGCAAATATTAAAAACTGATAATATTGCGTCACATGATAATAGTTTCACCAAAAATGCAGCCCTACTCCGTCTAAGCTCATCTGAAGCGCAATTAAAAGCAAAAGAAGCACTTAGACAAGGTCTAGGGGATGATTACGTGGTCGCACTGAACCTTGCGCCAACCACGCCTGAGTGGTTGCAAAAAATTGGTGCTAAACCCATGAAGTTGGGTCTAGACTTACGTGGTGGTGTTCATTTCCTACTTGAAGTGGATATGGACAAAGCTATTGTACAGCGTATGGAAACATCTGCATCAGACTTACGCCGTGACTTTCGTGACAATAAAATCAAATTCAACAGTCTTTCATTAACCAACAACACCATTACTGTGCAATTTGCCAATAGCGAAGATCGTGCAGCAGCAATGGATCAGTTGCGCCGTGATGGCAACAAATACACACAGCAAGCGCTTGCCTCTGAATCTGGTGCAGCCCTTCGCTTGACGTATAACGATGCGACCAAACAAGAAATTCAAAGCTATGCTTTAGATCAAAACTTAACAACATTACGTAATCGTATTAATGAGTTAGGTGTAGCCGAAGCGCTGGTACAAAGCCAAGGCAGCAACCGTATTGTGGTTGAACTCCCGGGTGTACAAGATACAGCTGAAGCAAAACGTGTCTTGGGTCGTACTGCAAACCTAGAATTCCGATTGGTATCCGATTTAAACGATCAATATATCGATTCCTTTACGGGTAAATCGAATGGTCAACCCTTACCACCGGGTACTGAAGTATTCGCTTTTGAATCTTTAGACAGTGGTCGTGAGTTATTGCTTAACCGTAGTCGCATTTTGACCGGTGAGCGTGTTCAAAATGCATCAAGTGGCTTTAGCCAAGACAGCGGTGGTGCTGAAGTAAATATTACTTTAGACACGGCGGGCGGCAAGCTGATGTCAGATGCGACACGTGGAGCAGTGGGTAAACGCATGGCAGTATTGTTTATTGAAAATAAACAAAAAATTAGCTATGTGAATGATCCTGCAACGGGCACACAAACTGAAGTACGTACACCGTTTACCGAATCTGTGGTGATCAATGCCGCTACCATTCAAGCCGTATTGGGCTCACAGTTCCGTATTACGGGTCTAGATTCACCGCAAGAAGCCGCTGAACTTGCATTGATGCTTCGTGCCGGTGCACTGGCTGCGCCCATGTATTTCGTTGAAGAGCGTGTAATTGGTCCAAGTTTAGGTCAAGAAAACATCGATAAAGGTGTCCTATCGACTCAACTGGGCTTCTTGTTGGTGGCGATTTGGATGGTGATTTTCTTCCGTGTCTTTGGCTTGATTGCAAACGTTGCATTGGTAATCAACCTTGCGATGATTTTGACCGTCATGTCGTGGATTGGCTCATCGTTGACGTTGCCAGGTATTGCCGGAATCGTGATCAGTATTGGTATGGCCGTCGATGCCAACGTCCTCATCTGTGAGCGAATACGAGAAGAGATGAAGTGGGGTGCATCACCCAAACAAGCCATTGTGGCGGGGTATGATCGAGCCTATAACACCATTTTTGACTCGAACTTAACCACCTTCTTGGTGGCATTTATTCTGTTTGCGATTGGTTCAGGTCCTGTTAAAGGCTTTGCTGTAACCTTGATGATTGGTGTGGTGTGCTCTATGTTCACTGCCATTACAGTCACGCGCGGTATTGTACAGATCATCTATGGTAAACGTCGCAACTTGAAAAAGTTGAGCATATAA
- the secF gene encoding protein translocase subunit SecF, whose product MTDMTQPDDSKKYGRDDNERVINFMKIAKPAAIFSIILTLVSVFFIATKGLNLGLDFTGGISAELNYEKAVIQADVVKTLDQAGFKDAVVQTLGSNKDLLVRMPEQDVAVEDLSNAITKAVQLPNNAAEVSKVDAVGGQVGNELYLKSAGAVALALLIMLIYVTIRFEFKLAIGAVLSLFHDIVVTLGIFALMQWPFDLTVLAALLSIIGFSLNDNIVVSDRIRENFRKIRGASPVEVVNIALTETLRRTIHTSMTLMLVVLAMMIVGGDGLKWFSIAMFIGIFVGTYSSIYIGTAYALWRGLNRHDFIVQVKPEFDEEDVQQSDIPK is encoded by the coding sequence ATGACTGATATGACTCAACCTGATGATTCAAAAAAATATGGTCGCGATGACAATGAACGTGTCATAAATTTCATGAAGATTGCAAAACCTGCTGCAATCTTCTCGATTATTTTGACCCTAGTCAGTGTGTTCTTTATCGCAACCAAAGGCTTAAACTTAGGTCTAGACTTTACGGGTGGTATTTCAGCTGAGCTGAATTACGAAAAAGCAGTGATTCAAGCGGATGTGGTAAAGACACTCGATCAAGCAGGCTTTAAAGATGCTGTGGTGCAAACCCTCGGTAGTAATAAAGACCTTTTGGTTCGTATGCCTGAACAAGACGTGGCTGTTGAAGACTTAAGCAATGCCATCACCAAAGCAGTACAGCTGCCCAACAACGCTGCTGAAGTGTCTAAAGTCGATGCGGTAGGTGGTCAAGTCGGCAATGAGCTGTATCTGAAGTCTGCGGGTGCAGTCGCACTGGCACTTTTGATTATGCTGATTTATGTGACTATTCGCTTTGAGTTTAAACTTGCAATTGGTGCGGTACTGTCTTTGTTCCATGACATTGTGGTGACGTTGGGTATTTTTGCATTGATGCAATGGCCATTCGACTTAACCGTACTGGCTGCCCTGCTCTCGATTATTGGCTTCTCACTCAACGATAACATCGTGGTATCGGATCGTATCCGTGAGAACTTCCGTAAAATTCGTGGCGCAAGCCCAGTTGAAGTGGTCAACATTGCTTTAACAGAGACTTTACGTCGTACGATTCATACCTCTATGACCCTCATGCTGGTCGTCCTTGCCATGATGATTGTGGGCGGTGATGGTCTGAAATGGTTCTCAATTGCGATGTTTATTGGTATTTTCGTCGGAACGTACTCTTCAATTTACATTGGTACTGCTTATGCATTATGGCGTGGTCTGAACCGTCACGACTTTATTGTACAAGTGAAACCTGAGTTTGATGAAGAAGATGTTCAACAGAGCGACATTCCCAAATAA
- a CDS encoding 4'-phosphopantetheinyl transferase family protein, with product MKHVVIQIHVQPLAQFILEQKQQFSNFAEFNQYKKNTIYAQRNRFISDFLHRTICNHDIKHTEFGKPYLANATQFSFNHSHSQHHYALAISTNIVDLGVDIEDLDRQVRFDALAKHAFHPSEYETWLALECDPAYWFKVWTTKEAVLKASGLGIRMDLKDLNTHAHPLQNGGWCEHEKIGIFAYQNFNLQNCMLTIAWRAEHSCQGFAFPKIEILQH from the coding sequence ATGAAACACGTGGTCATTCAAATTCATGTTCAGCCATTGGCTCAATTTATTTTAGAACAAAAACAGCAATTTTCAAATTTTGCTGAATTTAATCAATATAAAAAAAATACCATTTACGCACAGAGAAATAGATTCATCTCGGATTTCTTACATCGAACAATTTGCAACCACGATATAAAGCATACCGAGTTTGGAAAGCCCTATTTGGCTAATGCGACACAATTTTCATTTAATCATTCCCATAGTCAACATCATTATGCCTTAGCTATATCAACCAACATCGTTGATTTAGGTGTGGATATCGAAGATTTGGATCGTCAAGTTCGCTTTGATGCTTTAGCGAAACATGCCTTTCATCCGAGTGAATATGAGACATGGCTAGCATTGGAATGTGATCCAGCGTATTGGTTTAAAGTGTGGACCACCAAAGAGGCGGTACTCAAAGCCAGTGGTTTAGGTATTCGGATGGATTTAAAAGATTTGAATACTCATGCTCATCCTTTACAAAATGGGGGATGGTGTGAACATGAAAAAATTGGCATATTCGCCTATCAGAATTTTAATCTGCAAAACTGTATGTTGACCATCGCTTGGCGCGCTGAGCATTCTTGTCAGGGGTTTGCATTTCCCAAAATTGAGATTCTTCAACATTAA
- a CDS encoding excinuclease, translating to MSLKKMAMTFTLCIGAAMGVHAADDMHNFNFKEAVDRAVADGFLDGSVKFYLAGTKSGGQVIEKDLVTNKKTNGFAKRANKACDHVLRSALIQFQNTAKAKGANAVTNIVSYYKSNENKSTTTYQCAKGTALAGVALKGDIVKL from the coding sequence ATGAGTTTAAAAAAAATGGCAATGACATTTACATTGTGTATTGGCGCGGCAATGGGGGTACATGCTGCTGATGATATGCACAATTTTAATTTTAAAGAAGCAGTTGATCGTGCAGTTGCCGATGGTTTTTTAGATGGTAGTGTGAAATTTTATTTGGCAGGGACAAAGTCAGGTGGACAGGTGATTGAAAAAGATTTAGTCACCAATAAAAAGACCAATGGTTTTGCAAAGCGTGCCAATAAGGCATGTGATCACGTACTTCGTTCAGCGCTGATTCAATTTCAGAATACTGCAAAAGCAAAAGGTGCAAATGCAGTCACCAATATTGTGAGTTACTATAAATCCAATGAAAACAAAAGTACGACCACTTACCAATGCGCCAAAGGAACTGCCCTTGCAGGTGTTGCACTCAAAGGGGATATTGTTAAACTATAA
- a CDS encoding beta-ketoacyl-ACP synthase, with the protein MKRVVVTGMSGITSLGETADQIFAQFALGKSGVTYMPDWEVYTDLRSKLAAPVKHYTIPKHFNRKVTRGMGRVALMSVVCAEKALEDAGLLNSPLLRNGDAGVAFGSSAGSVDAVREFGAMLIENHMNELNATTYIRMMSHTSAVNMTVYFGLKGLTLPTSSACTSGSMAIGQAYEAIKYGKQTLMLAGGAEELSAAGSAVFDVLLATSTQNEHPEATPRPFDAKRDGLVIGEGAGCLILEEYEHAKARGANIYAEIVGYGSNTDGQHVTRPDSEMMGRCMQLALKDAQLTAEDIDYVNAHGTSTDQGDIAESQATARVLGYKPISSLKSYFGHTLGACGAIEAWLSIEMMLRQEFIPTLNLDEIDSACGDLDYIQHQSRQLDANLIMSNNFAFGGINTSLILKNI; encoded by the coding sequence ATGAAGCGAGTCGTGGTCACAGGCATGTCCGGTATCACCTCATTAGGTGAAACGGCGGATCAAATTTTTGCACAATTTGCGTTGGGTAAAAGTGGTGTGACATATATGCCAGATTGGGAGGTGTATACCGATCTGCGCAGTAAATTAGCCGCGCCAGTCAAGCATTATACGATTCCTAAACACTTTAATCGCAAAGTGACTCGCGGTATGGGAAGAGTCGCTTTAATGTCGGTGGTGTGTGCTGAAAAGGCACTTGAAGATGCAGGACTCTTGAATTCTCCATTACTGAGGAATGGAGATGCTGGGGTTGCATTCGGGTCATCCGCGGGGAGTGTAGACGCGGTGCGTGAGTTTGGTGCCATGCTGATTGAGAATCATATGAATGAGCTGAATGCCACCACTTATATTCGCATGATGTCTCATACCAGCGCAGTGAATATGACCGTTTACTTCGGTTTAAAAGGATTGACCTTACCCACATCAAGTGCTTGTACCTCAGGTTCTATGGCCATTGGGCAGGCGTATGAAGCAATCAAATACGGTAAACAAACCTTAATGCTGGCAGGCGGTGCAGAAGAACTCAGCGCAGCAGGTTCAGCGGTATTTGATGTGCTTTTGGCAACAAGCACCCAAAATGAACATCCTGAAGCTACACCACGCCCTTTCGATGCGAAACGAGATGGATTGGTGATTGGTGAAGGTGCAGGCTGTTTAATTTTAGAAGAATATGAGCATGCCAAAGCACGTGGTGCTAATATTTACGCGGAAATCGTTGGCTACGGCAGTAATACGGATGGTCAGCATGTGACACGGCCTGATTCTGAAATGATGGGGCGTTGCATGCAGTTGGCACTCAAAGATGCACAATTGACTGCAGAAGATATCGACTATGTGAACGCTCATGGTACTTCGACTGACCAAGGTGATATTGCGGAGTCGCAAGCCACAGCTCGGGTTTTAGGATATAAGCCGATCAGTTCCTTAAAAAGCTATTTTGGTCATACACTTGGCGCGTGTGGTGCAATCGAGGCATGGCTCAGTATTGAGATGATGTTACGTCAAGAGTTTATACCCACCTTAAATTTGGATGAGATTGATTCAGCATGTGGGGATTTAGATTATATTCAGCATCAGTCTAGACAGCTTGATGCAAATCTCATCATGAGTAATAATTTTGCCTTTGGTGGAATTAATACATCACTGATTTTAAAAAATATTTAA
- a CDS encoding 3-ketoacyl-ACP reductase FabG2 codes for MNRRILVTGSSRGIGKAIALALAHAGFDVTVHARTRQQEAEQVANEIKQLGRQSHVLMFDVNERRQINDILEQDIAQYGAYYGVVLNAGLTRDGAFPALTDDDWDDVISTSLDGFYNVLKPLVMPMIRLKKGGRIVTLSSVSGLMGNRGQVNYSAAKAGLIGATKALALELAKRKITVNCVAPGLIETEMVTEEVKEHALKMIPMQRMGQVDEVANVVKFLCSDDASYITRQVISVNGGLI; via the coding sequence GTGAATAGAAGAATTTTAGTGACAGGTTCAAGCCGCGGAATCGGTAAGGCAATTGCCTTGGCATTGGCACATGCAGGGTTTGACGTGACTGTTCATGCGCGAACAAGACAGCAAGAAGCAGAGCAGGTTGCAAATGAAATCAAACAACTGGGTCGACAAAGTCATGTACTGATGTTTGATGTGAATGAAAGACGTCAGATTAACGATATTCTTGAACAAGACATAGCGCAATACGGTGCATATTATGGCGTTGTACTCAATGCAGGCTTAACCCGTGATGGCGCATTTCCAGCTCTGACTGATGATGATTGGGATGATGTAATTTCGACGTCACTGGATGGTTTTTACAATGTGCTCAAACCCCTGGTGATGCCCATGATTCGATTGAAAAAAGGCGGTCGAATCGTGACGCTTTCATCGGTATCAGGCTTGATGGGAAATCGTGGACAAGTCAATTATAGCGCTGCGAAAGCAGGATTAATTGGAGCAACCAAAGCGCTTGCCCTGGAGCTTGCCAAACGAAAAATCACAGTCAACTGTGTCGCACCTGGTTTGATTGAGACAGAAATGGTCACCGAAGAAGTCAAAGAACATGCCTTAAAAATGATTCCCATGCAAAGGATGGGGCAGGTCGATGAAGTGGCCAACGTGGTGAAGTTTCTATGCAGTGATGATGCGAGCTATATCACTCGACAAGTAATTTCGGTGAATGGGGGGTTAATCTAA
- a CDS encoding 3-hydroxylacyl-ACP dehydratase has product MMDALPFIPHVKPMVFVDQLIEANDDFAIVELKITPDLMFYEAEGLPTWTSIELMAQTVSVYAGYKGHTRGESPKVGYLLGTRKLQLPLTYFGLGEIVRIRVEQHYLHDGLGQFNCEIQYQAYCFSAILSVYEPASDLEQIGM; this is encoded by the coding sequence ATGATGGATGCTTTACCTTTTATACCGCATGTCAAGCCTATGGTATTTGTAGATCAGCTTATCGAAGCCAATGATGATTTTGCGATTGTAGAACTCAAAATTACACCTGATTTAATGTTCTATGAAGCAGAAGGTCTACCGACATGGACCAGTATTGAACTGATGGCGCAAACAGTCAGCGTCTATGCAGGCTATAAGGGGCATACCCGAGGAGAGTCACCTAAGGTGGGGTATCTATTAGGCACGCGTAAATTACAGTTGCCGCTTACATATTTTGGTCTGGGTGAAATTGTGAGAATCCGCGTGGAACAACATTATTTACATGATGGATTGGGTCAATTCAACTGCGAAATTCAATATCAAGCATATTGTTTTAGTGCGATATTAAGCGTGTATGAGCCTGCAAGTGATTTAGAACAGATAGGGATGTAA
- a CDS encoding beta-ketoacyl-[acyl-carrier-protein] synthase family protein, producing MRHSMSNNVQQSTHAVGIQCAVGLSALGSQQDDIRNHLTRETNTLTLMPNLLAEREVWVGHYPHELVEGIDVLKESMSRNLRFALTALKQIESQVKEKTVNIEKQRLAIVMGTSTSGIQDNEQPLKAHFLGLSDELISYQKQEMGCLAKALQHYLGWQGPAYTISTACSSSAKAMAAGQRLINADLADVVLVGGVDTLCKLTLNGFNSLESLSNGICRPCGTQRDGINIGEAAALFLLSKQSAPVMLFGTGESMDAWHISAPHPDGKGAAEAMQKALNMAGLKAEDIGYLNLHGTSTLQNDAMEIKAVQTVFKDYAVPLSSTKHKTGHCLGAAGAIEAFICHQILQDQLSQDQLSQGQCWLPVHQSGDIDPELSGQNYVLEPSSTSRIRYVMSNSFAFGGSNISLILGCSQS from the coding sequence ATGAGGCACAGCATGTCGAATAATGTTCAGCAGTCAACTCATGCGGTTGGCATTCAATGTGCTGTAGGATTATCGGCACTCGGTTCGCAGCAAGACGACATTCGAAATCATCTGACCAGAGAAACCAACACCTTAACGCTCATGCCGAATCTTTTAGCCGAACGAGAGGTCTGGGTGGGGCATTATCCACATGAGCTGGTCGAGGGTATCGATGTTCTCAAAGAGAGCATGTCACGTAATTTAAGGTTTGCGCTCACCGCACTCAAGCAGATCGAGTCGCAAGTGAAAGAAAAAACAGTCAATATCGAAAAACAGCGCCTTGCGATTGTGATGGGAACCTCGACATCAGGGATTCAAGACAATGAACAACCGCTAAAAGCGCATTTTCTTGGACTTTCGGACGAATTAATCTCATATCAAAAACAAGAAATGGGTTGTTTGGCGAAAGCGCTGCAACACTATTTGGGTTGGCAAGGACCAGCGTACACCATTTCTACCGCCTGTTCATCCAGTGCCAAAGCCATGGCAGCAGGACAACGGCTCATCAATGCAGATTTGGCAGATGTCGTTTTGGTCGGTGGTGTCGATACGCTGTGTAAACTGACCTTAAATGGTTTTAATAGCTTAGAAAGTTTATCAAATGGAATTTGTCGGCCCTGTGGCACACAGCGTGATGGCATTAATATTGGTGAAGCAGCGGCTTTATTTTTACTTTCAAAACAATCAGCGCCTGTGATGTTGTTCGGTACTGGTGAGTCCATGGATGCTTGGCATATTTCTGCGCCACATCCTGACGGAAAAGGGGCTGCTGAAGCCATGCAAAAAGCTCTGAATATGGCGGGTTTAAAAGCTGAAGATATTGGTTATTTAAATCTGCATGGTACTTCTACCCTTCAAAATGATGCGATGGAAATAAAAGCAGTTCAAACGGTCTTTAAAGATTATGCTGTGCCTTTAAGCAGTACCAAACATAAGACAGGGCATTGCCTAGGTGCGGCAGGTGCGATAGAAGCCTTTATTTGCCATCAGATTTTACAAGATCAGCTTTCACAAGATCAGCTTTCACAAGGGCAGTGTTGGTTGCCTGTACATCAATCAGGTGATATTGATCCTGAATTATCCGGACAAAATTATGTCCTTGAGCCATCCTCCACTTCCCGTATTCGCTATGTCATGAGTAATTCATTTGCATTTGGTGGAAGTAATATAAGTTTGATCTTAGGTTGTTCACAGTCATGA
- a CDS encoding DUF3261 domain-containing protein, which yields MLIYPRIQLLILLMCGTLFFSACQHVVPPAQGLITPAWQAKSYQRQDQIEVQWKNQGLSFLLYQQQRGHTLEMLALTLTGQQLFQLTFDGNKVKVQQRIDPMKRLPFDYVVRDILYATYPDFMQLHNKQVILKQVDDITQVYIKGNAVLNIQKQNGVIELNNIQVPYQMNISPVSDTLENNEAQHVE from the coding sequence ATGTTGATCTACCCTCGTATTCAACTCTTGATACTGCTGATGTGTGGCACTTTATTCTTCAGTGCTTGTCAACATGTTGTACCGCCAGCTCAAGGCTTAATTACGCCAGCATGGCAGGCAAAAAGCTATCAGCGTCAAGATCAAATTGAAGTGCAATGGAAAAATCAGGGCTTAAGTTTTTTACTATATCAACAACAGCGCGGACACACGCTTGAAATGTTGGCACTGACCCTAACAGGCCAGCAGTTGTTCCAGTTAACTTTCGATGGAAACAAAGTTAAGGTTCAACAACGTATTGATCCAATGAAGCGCTTACCCTTTGATTATGTGGTTCGAGACATTTTGTACGCAACCTATCCTGATTTTATGCAATTGCACAATAAACAAGTCATTCTCAAACAAGTGGATGATATCACTCAAGTTTATATCAAAGGAAATGCCGTTCTAAACATTCAAAAACAAAATGGTGTGATTGAACTGAATAATATTCAAGTGCCTTATCAGATGAATATTAGCCCTGTCAGCGATACATTGGAAAATAATGAGGCACAGCATGTCGAATAA